In Vagococcus hydrophili, one DNA window encodes the following:
- a CDS encoding CtsR family transcriptional regulator, translating into MDNRNMSDIIEAYLKEILEINQMVEIRRSEMADLFDCVPSQINYVIKTRFTVPQGYQVESKRGGGGYIRIVKVDLLQHGDYLIRVSESVGSSLTESDAFAILKQLYLNDVIELREKEIISTLLCNKPLLSVSDNNKLRAHMMVELLERLTYDEKE; encoded by the coding sequence TTGGATAATCGAAATATGTCAGATATTATTGAGGCATATTTAAAAGAAATATTGGAAATCAATCAAATGGTTGAAATTCGTCGTTCTGAAATGGCTGATTTGTTTGATTGTGTGCCGTCACAAATAAATTATGTGATAAAGACACGTTTCACAGTGCCACAAGGATACCAAGTGGAGAGTAAGCGTGGTGGTGGTGGCTATATTAGAATTGTGAAGGTTGATTTACTTCAACATGGTGACTATTTGATTCGTGTGTCAGAATCTGTAGGCTCTAGTTTGACAGAAAGTGATGCGTTTGCTATCTTAAAACAATTATACCTAAACGATGTGATTGAATTGAGGGAAAAGGAAATCATAAGCACGTTATTATGTAATAAACCGTTACTTAGTGTGAGTGATAATAATAAATTAAGAGCACATATGATGGTCGAGTTATTAGAACGTTTAACATATGACGAGAAGGAGTGA
- a CDS encoding ATP-dependent Clp protease ATP-binding subunit, translating into MSELFTDKAKLALEIAEIQAKYFRQKAISTEHLLLGLINEQKGIAGKVLRSFNLDEKMVFEEVEHITQYGQKPANVSELLPYSPRAKQVLSFASAEAKRVGAPSVGTEHILLALIKDEEVLAARVLTNLDVDLGKVRQLIYKKIGLVEPANKQNQRKQPNASRQQVEEGTPTLDSLARDLTQSARDNRLDPLVGRDKEVQRLIQILSRRTKNNPVLVGEPGVGKTAIAEGLAQRIIQGRVPKEMLSKRLMMLDMGAVVAGTKYRGEFEDRMKKVVDEIYRDGEVILFIDELHTLIGAGGAEGAIDASNILKPALARGELQTIGATTLDEYQKYIEKDSALERRFAKIQVDEPTAEEAEQILLGLRSRYEDHHKVRITDEAVFAAVNLSTRYISDRQLPDKAIDLIDESAARARLEVADKRSPIALQREKVEEIIQEKEDAILRQDFKDAANARKKEKAAYKKLDKLIETEKKKDTVYKTKVTEEAIVSVVAQWTGIPLEQLEKKETERLLELEKVLHERVVGQEEAVESVSRAIRRARSGLKDPNRPIGSFMFLGPTGVGKTELAKTLASVMFGSEDALIRVDMSEFMEKHSTSRLVGSPPGYVGYDEGGQLTERIRQKPYSVVLLDEVEKAHPDVFNILLQVLDDGHLTDSKGRKVDFKNTILIMTSNIGATALRDEKTVGFGSTGGEKDYKAMKSRILEELKKSFRPEFLNRVDELLVFHSLDKKELNQIVKIMSQSVVERLKEQKINLKLTPSAIEVISKEGFDPEYGARPIRRAIQKEIEDRLSELLLSGEITPGSKVVMGAKKGKINVKVTKEKDLQKV; encoded by the coding sequence ATGAGTGAATTATTTACAGACAAGGCGAAGCTTGCTTTGGAGATTGCAGAAATACAAGCTAAATATTTTAGACAGAAGGCTATTTCAACTGAGCATCTGTTATTAGGTTTAATTAATGAACAAAAAGGAATTGCTGGGAAAGTTTTAAGAAGTTTTAATTTGGATGAAAAAATGGTTTTTGAGGAAGTTGAACATATTACTCAATATGGACAAAAACCTGCGAATGTTTCAGAGCTATTGCCATATTCACCTAGGGCAAAACAAGTTTTATCTTTTGCTAGTGCAGAGGCTAAGCGAGTGGGAGCGCCTAGCGTTGGGACTGAACATATTTTACTTGCTTTAATCAAGGATGAGGAAGTTTTGGCTGCTCGTGTTTTGACTAACTTAGATGTGGATTTAGGAAAGGTTCGTCAGCTGATTTATAAAAAAATTGGCTTGGTAGAACCGGCTAATAAGCAAAATCAAAGAAAACAACCCAATGCCTCTCGTCAACAGGTGGAAGAAGGAACACCGACGCTTGATTCTTTAGCTCGTGATTTGACTCAATCTGCCCGAGATAATCGTTTAGATCCTTTAGTGGGACGTGATAAAGAGGTTCAGCGTTTAATCCAGATTTTAAGTCGTAGAACGAAAAATAATCCTGTTTTAGTAGGAGAACCTGGTGTGGGGAAAACGGCGATTGCTGAAGGCTTAGCTCAACGCATTATTCAAGGTCGTGTTCCTAAAGAAATGTTGTCTAAACGTTTGATGATGTTAGATATGGGAGCAGTGGTTGCTGGAACGAAGTATCGTGGTGAGTTTGAGGACCGCATGAAGAAAGTAGTAGATGAAATTTATCGTGACGGTGAAGTGATTCTCTTTATTGATGAGCTTCATACGTTAATTGGTGCTGGTGGGGCAGAAGGGGCAATTGATGCTTCGAATATTTTAAAGCCGGCTCTTGCTCGTGGTGAGCTTCAAACAATTGGTGCGACGACTTTAGATGAGTATCAAAAATATATCGAAAAAGATTCGGCTTTAGAACGTCGTTTTGCAAAAATTCAAGTGGATGAGCCAACAGCTGAGGAAGCGGAGCAGATTTTACTTGGTTTACGTTCTCGTTATGAGGATCATCATAAGGTTCGAATTACGGATGAGGCGGTGTTTGCGGCGGTGAATTTATCGACACGCTATATTAGTGATCGTCAATTGCCGGACAAAGCCATTGATTTGATTGATGAGTCTGCGGCTCGCGCCAGATTAGAAGTGGCAGATAAGCGTTCACCAATTGCTTTGCAACGTGAAAAAGTTGAAGAAATTATTCAAGAAAAAGAAGATGCTATTTTAAGACAAGACTTTAAAGATGCGGCAAATGCTCGTAAAAAAGAAAAAGCGGCTTATAAAAAATTGGATAAATTAATTGAAACTGAAAAGAAGAAAGACACTGTATATAAAACGAAAGTAACAGAAGAAGCGATTGTTTCGGTTGTGGCGCAGTGGACTGGAATTCCTTTAGAGCAATTAGAGAAAAAAGAGACAGAACGATTGCTAGAGCTTGAAAAAGTGTTACATGAGCGTGTGGTTGGTCAAGAGGAAGCTGTTGAGTCTGTTTCTCGTGCGATTCGTCGTGCTAGAAGTGGTTTGAAAGATCCGAATCGTCCGATTGGTTCATTTATGTTCTTAGGACCAACAGGTGTGGGTAAAACTGAGCTTGCTAAAACCTTGGCTTCTGTGATGTTTGGTTCTGAGGATGCCTTGATTCGTGTGGACATGTCTGAATTTATGGAGAAACATAGTACAAGTCGTTTAGTGGGTTCTCCTCCTGGTTATGTGGGTTATGATGAAGGTGGTCAGTTAACTGAGCGCATTCGTCAAAAACCTTATTCAGTGGTTTTACTGGATGAAGTGGAAAAAGCACATCCAGATGTTTTCAATATTTTACTTCAAGTATTAGATGATGGTCATTTAACAGATTCTAAGGGCCGCAAAGTAGATTTTAAAAATACGATTTTGATCATGACATCAAATATTGGAGCCACAGCTTTACGTGATGAGAAAACAGTTGGTTTTGGTTCAACTGGTGGGGAAAAAGATTATAAAGCCATGAAATCTCGTATTTTAGAAGAGCTTAAGAAAAGTTTCCGTCCAGAATTCTTAAACCGTGTGGATGAATTACTTGTTTTCCATTCATTGGATAAAAAAGAATTAAATCAAATTGTTAAGATTATGAGTCAATCTGTGGTTGAACGATTGAAAGAGCAAAAAATTAACTTGAAATTAACACCTTCTGCTATTGAAGTGATTAGTAAGGAAGGGTTTGATCCAGAATACGGAGCAAGACCGATTAGACGAGCGATTCAAAAAGAAATCGAAGATCGTTTAAGTGAATTACTCCTTTCTGGTGAGATTACGCCAGGTAGTAAAGTAGTAATGGGAGCTAAAAAAGGTAAAATTAATGTGAAGGTTACGAAAGAAAAAGATTTGCAAAAAGTCTAA
- a CDS encoding peptidase U32 family protein: MIEITATVESFQQAEKLVDLNIDYLYFGDATFGLRLPTHFNIEEMKQLVNLAHSKGKKVRIAVNAIMHPDKMLLIPDYLGFLENLSVDEIVVGDPGVIHVIRRDGYNLPYVYDAATMVTSSRQINFWGNRGAIGAVLSREIPYLELVDLSGNLDIFGEMLVYGATCIHQSKRPLVQNYFNFTKQEKNTDKTSQLFISEPKAEETHYSIYEDEHGTHIFATNDVNLMTELGELEKIGLTHWKLDGIYTQGEAYLQIVSYFVEAKELIQAGKWNETEAKRLTELVMAAHPKERTLDAGFYYFDPDDIK, translated from the coding sequence ATGATAGAAATTACAGCAACCGTTGAATCCTTTCAACAAGCTGAAAAATTAGTAGATTTAAATATTGATTATTTGTATTTTGGGGATGCGACATTTGGTTTACGCTTGCCAACGCACTTTAATATTGAAGAAATGAAGCAGTTAGTTAACCTGGCACACTCAAAAGGGAAAAAGGTAAGGATAGCAGTCAACGCGATCATGCATCCTGATAAGATGTTACTAATTCCTGATTACTTAGGATTTTTAGAAAATTTATCAGTCGATGAGATTGTTGTAGGAGACCCTGGCGTGATTCATGTCATTAGACGTGATGGCTACAACCTTCCTTATGTTTACGATGCAGCAACAATGGTGACAAGCTCTCGTCAGATTAATTTTTGGGGAAACCGTGGCGCGATTGGTGCTGTCTTATCTCGTGAAATTCCGTACTTGGAATTAGTAGATTTATCAGGAAATCTGGATATTTTCGGAGAGATGCTTGTGTATGGTGCTACATGTATCCATCAATCGAAACGTCCTTTGGTTCAAAATTATTTTAATTTCACCAAGCAAGAGAAAAATACAGACAAAACAAGTCAATTGTTTATCTCTGAACCTAAAGCCGAAGAAACTCATTATTCGATTTATGAGGATGAACACGGCACACATATTTTTGCGACCAATGATGTGAACTTAATGACTGAGTTAGGTGAATTAGAAAAAATTGGTTTAACTCATTGGAAATTAGACGGTATTTACACACAAGGAGAAGCTTACCTTCAAATTGTTTCTTACTTTGTAGAGGCTAAGGAATTGATTCAAGCCGGAAAATGGAACGAAACAGAAGCTAAACGGTTAACGGAATTAGTGATGGCAGCTCATCCTAAAGAACGCACGCTTGATGCTGGCTTTTATTACTTTGATCCAGACGATATTAAATAA
- a CDS encoding peptidase U32 family protein → MMTKELKRPEVLAPAGTLEKLKTAISYGADAVYIGGNAYGLRSRAGNFTYEEMAEGVAFAKAHNAKVYVAANMVTHEFDAKGAGEFFCELRDIGISAVIVSDPALIEICITEAPGLPVHLSTQSSATNFETLEFWKNEGLERVVLGREVSMAEVKAIRENTDIEIEAFIHGAMCISYSGRCTLSNHMSHRDANRGGCSQSCRWKYDLFEMNLDKERQSLIDAGEVEEPFSMSAVDMSMIEHIPDLVQNGVDSLKIEGRMKSIHYVSTVSNVYKKAVDSYMEDPENYVCKQEWIDELWKVAQRELATGFYYGVPSDEEQLFGKRRKIPVFKFIGEVLSYDEETKIATIRQRNHFRINDDIEFYGPGFTHSHQIITEMWNELDEPIEKAPNAMMIVKMPVENPVKPGDMIRKRK, encoded by the coding sequence ATGATGACAAAAGAATTGAAACGACCCGAGGTGCTAGCGCCAGCGGGTACCTTAGAAAAATTAAAAACAGCGATTAGTTACGGAGCCGATGCAGTTTATATTGGTGGGAATGCTTATGGTTTAAGAAGTCGTGCGGGTAACTTTACTTATGAAGAAATGGCAGAAGGTGTGGCATTTGCAAAAGCGCATAATGCCAAAGTTTATGTGGCAGCCAACATGGTGACTCATGAGTTTGATGCAAAAGGTGCGGGAGAATTTTTCTGTGAATTACGAGACATTGGGATTAGTGCGGTGATTGTTTCTGATCCGGCTTTGATTGAAATTTGTATTACTGAAGCACCTGGTTTACCTGTTCATTTATCAACCCAATCTTCAGCGACGAATTTTGAAACCTTAGAATTTTGGAAAAATGAAGGTTTGGAGCGTGTGGTATTAGGACGTGAAGTATCGATGGCAGAGGTTAAAGCGATTCGTGAGAATACAGATATTGAAATTGAAGCTTTTATTCACGGGGCGATGTGTATTTCTTATTCTGGTCGTTGTACCTTATCGAATCATATGTCACATCGAGATGCTAACCGCGGAGGCTGTTCTCAGTCTTGTCGTTGGAAATATGATTTGTTTGAGATGAATTTGGATAAAGAGCGTCAATCATTAATTGATGCAGGAGAAGTGGAAGAGCCTTTTTCAATGAGTGCGGTGGATATGTCGATGATCGAGCACATTCCTGATTTGGTTCAAAATGGTGTGGACAGTTTAAAAATCGAAGGACGTATGAAGTCGATTCATTATGTTTCAACGGTTTCTAATGTGTATAAAAAAGCGGTAGATAGTTATATGGAAGATCCTGAGAATTATGTTTGTAAGCAAGAATGGATTGACGAGTTGTGGAAAGTGGCTCAGCGTGAGTTGGCGACTGGTTTTTATTACGGAGTACCTAGTGACGAGGAGCAGTTATTTGGTAAACGTCGTAAAATCCCTGTCTTTAAATTTATTGGCGAGGTCTTATCCTATGATGAAGAGACAAAAATTGCTACAATTAGACAACGGAATCATTTTAGAATCAATGATGATATTGAATTTTATGGTCCTGGCTTTACCCATTCCCATCAAATAATTACAGAAATGTGGAATGAACTGGATGAACCGATTGAAAAGGCACCAAATGCTATGATGATCGTGAAAATGCCAGTAGAAAATCCAGTGAAACCAGGAGATATGATCCGAAAACGAAAATAA
- the gor gene encoding glutathione-disulfide reductase, with amino-acid sequence MESFDYIVIGGGSGGIASANRAGMRGAKVLLIEGSDIGGTCVNVGCVPKKVMWSASEMRSMMLKQAKEYGFDVTLEDVDFSRLVANRQTYIERLHGLYMKGLASNGVTVIHGFAKFTAEKTVEVGGESYTAKHILIATGGKIIRPNIPGSEYGIDSNGFFELTEMPKSVAVVGAGYIAVEIAGVLNGLGSDTHLAFRKESFLREFDDLVISGLTESYEKQGIHLHAHSVPQKVEQTDSGYELFFENGQSLKVDEIIWAIGRVPNLDQLGLENTQVKLTDKKAIKVDDYQNTTQTGIYAVGDVIDKINLTPVAIAAGRRLSERLFNGQTTARLDYETVPTVVFSHPTIGTVGLTEKEAREMYPGEKITIYTSTFTPMQYAITEIREKCHMKLVCLGDDEKVIGLHGLGLGVDEMLQGFAVAIKMGATKADFDNTVAIHPTGAEEFVTMR; translated from the coding sequence ATGGAGTCTTTTGATTATATTGTGATCGGTGGCGGTAGTGGCGGGATTGCTTCTGCTAATCGTGCCGGAATGCGCGGAGCGAAAGTTTTATTAATAGAAGGATCAGACATTGGAGGAACCTGTGTCAATGTTGGCTGTGTGCCTAAAAAGGTGATGTGGTCAGCTTCTGAAATGCGTTCGATGATGTTAAAACAAGCCAAAGAATATGGCTTTGATGTAACGCTCGAAGATGTGGATTTCTCTAGATTAGTGGCTAATCGTCAAACGTACATTGAGCGTCTTCATGGTTTATATATGAAAGGTTTAGCAAGTAATGGGGTAACGGTTATTCACGGCTTTGCTAAATTTACGGCTGAAAAGACCGTTGAAGTAGGTGGGGAAAGCTACACAGCTAAACACATTTTAATCGCTACAGGTGGTAAAATTATTAGACCTAATATTCCTGGTTCTGAGTACGGAATTGATTCAAATGGCTTCTTTGAATTAACAGAGATGCCAAAATCAGTGGCAGTGGTTGGTGCTGGTTATATTGCAGTGGAAATTGCGGGTGTGTTAAATGGTTTAGGATCTGACACTCACTTAGCTTTTAGAAAAGAAAGTTTTTTAAGAGAGTTTGATGATTTAGTAATTTCAGGCTTAACCGAAAGTTATGAAAAACAAGGGATTCATTTACATGCTCATTCAGTGCCACAAAAAGTGGAGCAGACTGATTCAGGCTATGAGTTATTCTTTGAAAATGGTCAATCTCTTAAAGTGGATGAAATTATTTGGGCGATTGGAAGAGTTCCTAATCTAGATCAACTTGGTTTAGAAAATACCCAAGTGAAGTTGACTGATAAAAAAGCGATTAAAGTGGATGACTATCAAAATACAACTCAAACAGGGATTTATGCTGTGGGGGATGTGATTGATAAAATCAACTTAACGCCAGTGGCAATTGCCGCCGGACGTCGTTTGTCAGAACGATTATTCAACGGGCAAACCACAGCACGCTTAGATTATGAAACTGTTCCGACAGTTGTTTTCTCTCATCCAACGATCGGTACAGTTGGTTTAACCGAAAAAGAGGCACGTGAAATGTATCCTGGTGAAAAAATCACAATTTATACGTCAACCTTTACACCAATGCAGTATGCAATCACGGAAATTAGAGAAAAATGTCACATGAAGCTAGTTTGTTTAGGAGATGATGAAAAAGTCATTGGATTACACGGACTTGGTCTAGGTGTTGATGAGATGTTACAAGGGTTTGCCGTGGCAATAAAAATGGGCGCAACTAAAGCCGATTTTGATAACACTGTAGCCATTCACCCGACTGGGGCAGAAGAATTTGTAACCATGCGCTAA
- a CDS encoding cytochrome ubiquinol oxidase subunit I, with product MDLVTLARFQFGMTTVFHFFFVPLSIGMAFSVAILETLYVVKKDEMYKDMAKFWGNIFLLSFAVGVVTGIIQEFQFGMNWSEYSRFMGDIFGAPLAVEALLAFFMESTFIGLWIFGWDKFNKKLHAAFIWLVSLGTILSALWILAANSFMQNPVAYQINEATNRAELTSFFGLLKNHQLWLEFPHVIFGAFVTGGFVIAGCSAWKLMKKQDTKFFKKSMQFGLIIGLIGSVLTMGAGHAQMNAVANDHPMKFAAMEGIYDDTTGDSAPWNIIAGIDTKNQKTDWEIAVPAMLSILGGKDKFQGMDSVNADLHKEHDEKFGKEMDYYLPVKTLFWGFRFMAGFGTLMALMAVIGLFLLRNDKLQKMNWLMGLFVAGIAFPFISNSTGWIITEMGRAPWTVYGLFTIEDSVSPSVTQGSLIFSNIVYFLLFLFLGFVMVLYSKRYLKKGPYYVSPSEARKESIDPFSKEAF from the coding sequence ATGGATTTAGTTACATTAGCAAGATTCCAATTTGGGATGACAACCGTCTTTCACTTTTTCTTTGTACCATTATCTATTGGTATGGCATTTTCTGTTGCAATTTTAGAAACATTATACGTTGTGAAAAAAGATGAAATGTACAAAGATATGGCAAAATTCTGGGGAAATATTTTCTTACTAAGTTTTGCAGTAGGGGTTGTAACAGGGATTATCCAAGAATTCCAATTTGGGATGAACTGGTCTGAGTATTCTCGTTTTATGGGGGATATCTTTGGCGCACCACTTGCAGTAGAGGCATTATTAGCATTCTTTATGGAATCAACATTTATTGGATTATGGATCTTTGGTTGGGACAAATTCAATAAAAAATTACACGCAGCATTTATTTGGTTAGTATCACTAGGTACGATTTTATCAGCATTATGGATTTTAGCAGCCAACTCATTTATGCAAAATCCTGTAGCTTATCAAATTAATGAAGCAACAAACAGAGCGGAATTAACAAGTTTCTTCGGATTACTTAAAAACCACCAATTATGGTTAGAATTCCCACACGTTATTTTCGGAGCATTTGTAACAGGTGGCTTTGTTATCGCCGGTTGTTCAGCTTGGAAATTAATGAAAAAACAAGACACAAAATTCTTCAAAAAATCAATGCAATTTGGTTTAATTATCGGATTAATTGGTTCAGTCTTAACAATGGGTGCAGGACATGCGCAAATGAACGCTGTTGCCAATGACCACCCAATGAAATTTGCAGCAATGGAAGGTATCTATGATGACACGACTGGGGACTCAGCGCCTTGGAACATCATTGCCGGAATTGACACTAAAAATCAAAAAACAGACTGGGAAATTGCAGTACCAGCGATGTTAAGTATTTTAGGTGGAAAAGATAAATTCCAAGGGATGGATTCAGTGAATGCAGACCTACACAAAGAACATGACGAAAAATTCGGTAAAGAAATGGATTACTATTTACCAGTTAAAACATTATTCTGGGGCTTCCGTTTCATGGCAGGATTTGGAACGTTAATGGCTTTAATGGCTGTTATTGGTCTGTTCTTACTTAGAAATGATAAATTACAAAAAATGAACTGGTTAATGGGATTATTTGTGGCAGGTATTGCCTTCCCATTCATTTCAAATTCAACTGGTTGGATTATTACAGAAATGGGACGTGCACCTTGGACTGTTTATGGATTATTTACTATCGAAGACAGTGTTTCACCAAGTGTGACTCAAGGATCATTAATCTTCAGTAATATTGTCTATTTCCTTTTATTCTTATTCTTAGGATTTGTGATGGTTCTTTACTCAAAACGTTACTTGAAAAAAGGTCCTTACTATGTGAGTCCTTCAGAAGCGCGTAAAGAATCAATCGATCCGTTTTCAAAGGAGGCATTCTAA
- the cydB gene encoding cytochrome d ubiquinol oxidase subunit II encodes MSNLQLLWFFLIGVLFTGFFFLEGFDLGVGMSVKTLAKNKRERDQIIQTIGPVWESNLVWLITAGGAMFASFPEWYASLFSGFYIFLLLVLVGLIIRGVSFKFRSSSESARERNLWEWTLCIGSFLTTFFLGMMFVDLVRGMPLDETKNVMNAGFTDYVNLFSIVGGVAVTLISYLHGLNYLRLKTDGKVRERANAQAKKLYPVLFAGLVAFAVLSFIDTDFFKERMISSLIILVLIVVFAAMAAYGTYKDKEGFSFISTGLVFVGVVVFLFNGLFPRVMVATDSKFHLLIENASSTPYTLKVMTIVTACLLPIVLIYIIWMYKQFTKRVSVDVLDNY; translated from the coding sequence ATGAGTAACTTACAATTATTGTGGTTCTTCTTAATTGGTGTTTTATTTACAGGCTTCTTCTTCTTAGAAGGCTTTGACTTAGGTGTTGGGATGTCAGTTAAAACGTTGGCTAAAAACAAACGCGAACGTGATCAAATTATTCAAACCATTGGACCTGTTTGGGAATCAAACTTGGTTTGGTTAATTACAGCAGGGGGAGCAATGTTTGCTTCATTCCCAGAATGGTACGCATCATTATTTAGTGGTTTTTATATTTTCTTATTACTTGTTTTAGTTGGGTTGATTATCCGCGGGGTATCATTCAAATTTAGATCAAGTTCTGAAAGTGCCAGAGAACGTAATCTTTGGGAATGGACACTATGTATTGGTAGCTTTTTAACAACTTTCTTCTTAGGTATGATGTTTGTGGACTTAGTTCGCGGTATGCCTCTTGATGAAACTAAAAACGTGATGAACGCAGGTTTCACTGATTATGTTAACTTGTTCTCTATCGTTGGTGGTGTGGCAGTAACTTTAATTTCTTACTTACACGGTTTAAACTACTTACGTTTAAAAACTGACGGTAAAGTTAGAGAACGTGCCAACGCTCAAGCTAAAAAATTATACCCAGTATTATTTGCAGGTTTAGTAGCATTTGCAGTTCTTTCATTTATCGATACTGATTTCTTTAAAGAAAGAATGATTTCTTCATTAATTATCTTAGTTTTAATCGTTGTCTTTGCAGCAATGGCAGCATATGGAACTTACAAAGATAAAGAAGGATTCTCATTTATTTCAACTGGTTTGGTGTTTGTTGGGGTTGTTGTTTTCTTATTCAACGGATTATTCCCACGAGTAATGGTAGCAACCGATTCAAAATTCCACTTACTAATTGAAAATGCTTCAAGTACACCTTATACATTAAAAGTAATGACAATCGTTACAGCTTGTTTATTACCAATTGTTTTAATTTACATTATCTGGATGTACAAACAATTTACTAAACGTGTGTCAGTTGACGTATTAGATAATTATTAA
- the cydD gene encoding thiol reductant ABC exporter subunit CydD has translation MIDKNLFRIDKMRSVLIGLAGLGVLQALLIIGQAYFLSSAISELWNGESVSSQIKPMSIFFICFLLRQVLNFFRDRFLDTYAYEQAKIVRQQLLDKVFRLGPNFVQKEGTGNMVTMAIEGVSQIENYLTLILPKITNMMVIPWVILLFVFTQDVRSGVILLLVFPIIILFMIILGYAARAKADRQYEGYQLLSNHFLDSLRGLETLNFLGLSKKYEKNVYGISEDYRKATMSTLKIAILSTFALDFFTTLSVAIVAVFLGFKLMNGEMLLFPALTALVLAPDFFLPLRDFSSDYHATLDGGNTLKSIFSILDKKEFEEVEEVSVGKWSDSDQVTLTDLSLKYDETSERHTLEDINFSWQGYGKIGVVGLSGSGKSTLIKTLGGFLEADQASIDINGQLTSHLRMKEWQDQLLYVPQDPYIFHATLRENISFYDPEASERDILLAVDRAGLLEVVQELPEGLETVIGDAAHMLSGGQLQRVALARAFLDSGRQVLLFDEPTAHLDVETEAELKATMLPLFEEKLVFFATHRLHWMKEMDYIIVMKDGQITEQGTYEELRQKNGAYSEFVEQLKGE, from the coding sequence TTGATTGATAAGAATTTATTTCGTATTGATAAAATGAGGTCTGTCTTAATAGGGCTTGCAGGACTTGGTGTTCTGCAAGCTTTATTAATTATCGGACAGGCTTATTTTTTATCCAGTGCGATTAGTGAGCTTTGGAATGGGGAGAGTGTTTCTTCTCAAATCAAGCCAATGAGCATCTTTTTTATTTGTTTCTTATTGAGACAAGTTCTCAATTTCTTTAGGGATCGTTTCTTAGATACCTATGCTTATGAACAAGCCAAAATCGTTAGACAACAGTTGCTAGATAAAGTGTTTCGCTTAGGTCCTAATTTTGTTCAAAAAGAAGGAACTGGGAACATGGTAACCATGGCGATTGAAGGTGTGAGTCAAATCGAAAATTATTTGACGCTGATTTTACCTAAAATTACCAATATGATGGTGATTCCTTGGGTTATTTTACTGTTTGTATTTACGCAAGATGTGCGTTCAGGCGTCATCTTATTGTTAGTTTTTCCAATTATCATTTTATTTATGATTATTTTGGGATATGCCGCTAGAGCCAAAGCTGATCGTCAGTATGAAGGCTATCAATTACTTAGTAACCATTTCTTAGATTCTTTAAGAGGTCTTGAAACGCTTAATTTTTTAGGATTAAGCAAAAAATATGAAAAAAATGTTTATGGCATTAGTGAAGACTACCGAAAAGCAACCATGAGCACGTTAAAAATTGCGATATTATCAACGTTTGCTTTGGATTTCTTTACCACCTTATCGGTAGCGATTGTGGCTGTATTCTTAGGCTTTAAATTAATGAATGGGGAGATGTTGTTATTTCCAGCGTTAACAGCACTGGTTTTAGCTCCTGATTTCTTTTTACCTTTACGAGATTTTTCAAGTGACTATCACGCAACGCTTGATGGTGGGAACACATTGAAGTCGATTTTTTCAATCTTGGATAAAAAAGAGTTTGAAGAAGTAGAAGAAGTTTCAGTTGGTAAGTGGAGTGACTCAGATCAAGTGACATTGACTGATCTTTCTCTTAAGTATGATGAGACTTCAGAGCGTCACACCTTAGAGGATATTAATTTTTCTTGGCAAGGGTATGGAAAAATTGGGGTGGTTGGTTTATCTGGTTCAGGAAAATCAACCTTGATTAAAACTTTAGGTGGCTTTTTGGAGGCTGATCAGGCAAGTATCGATATTAATGGTCAGTTAACAAGCCATCTACGAATGAAAGAATGGCAAGATCAATTACTTTACGTGCCTCAAGATCCTTATATTTTCCATGCAACCTTACGTGAAAATATTAGTTTCTATGACCCAGAAGCAAGTGAGCGTGATATTTTACTTGCTGTGGATCGTGCAGGGCTTTTAGAAGTGGTTCAAGAGTTGCCGGAAGGATTAGAAACGGTAATTGGAGATGCCGCTCACATGTTGAGTGGGGGACAATTACAACGTGTTGCCTTGGCTCGTGCCTTTCTGGATAGTGGTCGTCAAGTTTTACTATTTGATGAACCGACTGCTCATTTGGATGTGGAAACAGAAGCTGAGTTAAAAGCAACCATGTTACCTTTATTTGAAGAAAAGCTAGTCTTTTTTGCCACTCATCGTCTGCACTGGATGAAAGAGATGGATTATATTATTGTCATGAAAGATGGGCAAATTACTGAACAGGGAACTTACGAAGAACTACGTCAAAAAAATGGTGCTTACAGTGAATTTGTAGAGCAATTGAAAGGGGAGTAA